A genomic region of Serratia fonticola contains the following coding sequences:
- a CDS encoding ABC transporter ATP-binding protein yields MSIAIEFKNVTKRYPLYHHIGSGIKELIFNPRRALSLLRGRSYLAIEDISFQVQKGESVALIGRNGAGKSTSLGLVAGVMRPSSGSVYVVGRVASMLELGGGFHPELTGRENIRLNATLLGLRRKELKERLDKIIEFSELGEFIDEPIRVYSSGMLAKLGFSVITQVDPDILIIDEVLAVGDISFQRKCLDTINEFKKKGVTILFVSHNLADVEKICDKVIWIENHRMKEMGDAHQVISHYKEAMV; encoded by the coding sequence ATGAGCATAGCTATTGAATTTAAAAATGTCACTAAACGCTATCCATTATATCATCATATTGGCTCTGGCATTAAGGAACTTATTTTCAATCCACGGCGTGCGTTAAGTTTGCTTCGCGGTCGAAGTTATTTAGCAATCGAAGATATCAGTTTCCAGGTACAAAAAGGTGAATCAGTTGCCCTTATTGGCCGTAATGGTGCAGGGAAGAGCACTTCACTTGGTTTGGTTGCTGGTGTTATGAGACCTTCATCAGGCTCAGTTTATGTGGTCGGACGTGTAGCTTCGATGCTAGAACTGGGGGGAGGGTTCCATCCTGAATTAACCGGGCGTGAGAATATCCGTCTTAATGCCACCTTACTGGGGCTACGCCGTAAAGAGTTAAAAGAGCGTTTGGATAAAATCATCGAGTTCTCTGAATTAGGTGAGTTTATTGATGAACCTATTCGTGTTTACTCAAGTGGAATGCTGGCAAAGCTAGGGTTCTCTGTTATTACTCAAGTAGATCCAGATATCCTTATCATTGATGAAGTATTGGCAGTAGGTGATATTTCATTCCAGCGAAAATGTTTAGATACAATCAATGAGTTTAAGAAAAAAGGGGTTACTATCCTTTTTGTTAGTCATAATCTTGCTGATGTAGAGAAAATATGTGACAAGGTTATTTGGATTGAGAACCACAGAATGAAAGAAATGGGAGATGCCCACCAGGTAATCTCCCATTATAAAGAGGCAATGGTTTGA
- a CDS encoding ABC transporter permease: protein MKYSLGYLWDLATVITQKELKVRYKSSFFGYLWSIANPLLFAMIYYFIFKLVMRVQIPNYTIFIITGLFPWQWFASSTTNSLYSFIANAQIIKKTVFPRSVIPFSNVLMECLHFLCTIPVIIVFLYVYDMRPSIDWIWGVPLIGIAQMLMTFGIAMMLSTLNLFFRDLERFVTLGIMLMFYCTPILYSADMIPQEYHFLIDYNPLANMILSWRDLFMKGTIDYHQIGMLYGYALLFVIVGASIFNKLKYRFAEIL from the coding sequence ATGAAGTATAGTTTAGGATATTTGTGGGATTTGGCGACGGTCATTACCCAGAAAGAATTAAAAGTCAGATACAAAAGCAGCTTTTTTGGTTATTTGTGGTCGATTGCAAATCCACTCCTTTTTGCAATGATTTACTACTTCATCTTTAAATTAGTGATGCGGGTTCAGATACCAAATTACACTATATTTATTATCACTGGTCTTTTCCCGTGGCAGTGGTTTGCTAGTTCTACGACTAATTCATTATATTCCTTTATAGCTAATGCTCAAATAATCAAAAAAACGGTGTTCCCGCGTTCAGTTATTCCTTTCAGTAACGTATTAATGGAGTGTTTGCACTTTTTATGCACGATCCCCGTTATTATTGTTTTTCTATATGTATACGATATGCGACCATCCATTGACTGGATTTGGGGTGTTCCTTTAATCGGAATTGCACAAATGTTAATGACATTTGGCATTGCAATGATGCTATCTACCTTGAACCTATTTTTTCGTGATCTCGAGAGATTTGTGACATTGGGCATCATGCTGATGTTTTATTGTACGCCAATTCTATACTCTGCAGATATGATCCCACAGGAATACCATTTCCTTATTGATTATAACCCATTAGCAAATATGATTTTAAGCTGGCGTGATCTTTTTATGAAGGGTACCATTGATTATCATCAGATTGGTATGCTTTATGGTTACGCATTGCTATTCGTTATTGTTGGCGCGAGTATATTTAATAAATTAAAGTACAGGTTTGCAGAGATTCTATAA
- the galU gene encoding UTP--glucose-1-phosphate uridylyltransferase GalU: MLKAVIPVAGLGTRMLPATKAIPKEMLPVVDKPLIQYIVNECVAAGIKEIILVTHSSKNAIENHFDTSFELESMLESRVKRQLLEEVQSICPKGVTLMHVRQGQSKGLGHAILCARPLIGDEPFAVLLPDVLMDDTASDLKKDNLASMIVRFEQCGRSQVMVEPVPEKDVSKYGVVDCNGIRVAPGESVPMHAIVEKPTQEEAPSNLAVVGRYVLAADIWPLLEKTPYGAGGEIQLTDAIAMLMEQGPVDAFALVGRSHDCGDKLGYMKAFVEYGLRHPVQGQAFSEWLKSMLNS; the protein is encoded by the coding sequence ATGCTTAAAGCTGTCATTCCAGTTGCTGGTCTTGGTACCCGCATGTTACCGGCGACCAAGGCTATTCCTAAAGAAATGTTGCCGGTCGTTGACAAGCCTCTCATTCAGTACATCGTGAATGAATGCGTCGCAGCTGGAATTAAAGAAATTATTCTTGTTACACATTCGTCTAAAAATGCCATTGAGAACCATTTTGACACCTCGTTTGAGTTGGAAAGCATGCTTGAGTCACGCGTTAAGCGCCAACTGCTGGAAGAGGTTCAATCTATCTGTCCTAAAGGTGTCACATTGATGCATGTGCGTCAGGGGCAGTCTAAAGGGTTGGGTCATGCAATTTTGTGTGCCCGACCTCTGATTGGTGATGAGCCTTTTGCCGTTTTGCTGCCAGATGTTTTGATGGATGATACAGCCAGCGATCTTAAAAAAGATAACCTCGCCAGTATGATCGTCAGGTTTGAACAATGCGGTAGAAGCCAGGTTATGGTTGAGCCGGTGCCTGAAAAAGATGTTTCCAAGTATGGTGTGGTCGATTGCAATGGCATTAGGGTTGCACCAGGAGAAAGCGTGCCAATGCATGCCATCGTTGAGAAACCAACGCAGGAAGAAGCACCTTCTAACCTGGCTGTAGTAGGTCGTTATGTGTTGGCTGCAGATATTTGGCCGTTGCTGGAGAAAACACCTTATGGTGCCGGTGGCGAGATACAGCTGACGGATGCCATTGCTATGCTGATGGAACAAGGCCCGGTAGATGCTTTTGCCTTGGTTGGCCGTTCCCACGATTGTGGGGATAAGCTGGGCTATATGAAAGCATTCGTAGAATATGGGCTACGGCATCCAGTTCAAGGACAAGCATTTTCCGAGTGGTTGAAAAGCATGCTCAACAGCTGA
- the galE gene encoding UDP-glucose 4-epimerase GalE encodes MAILVTGGAGYIGSHTVLALLERGEDVVVLDNLSNSSEESLHRVEQLTGKAALFYQGDVQDAECLNRIFEGHQISSVIHFAGLKAVGESTRKPLEYYQNNVAGTLVLLDEMRRAGVHQFIFSSSATVYGANSPVPYVETTPIGGTTSPYGTSKLMVEQILQDFAKAEPQFSIIALRYFNPVGAHESGLIGEDPNGIPNNLLPYISQVAIGKLEKLGVFGGDYPTKDGTGVRDYIHVMDLAEGHLMAMDHLKKVDGFKAYNLGAGIGYSVLEMVHAFEKASGVTIPYQILPRRDGDLPAFWADANLARQELGWEVRRGIDDMMRDTWNWQKNNPQGYRSKG; translated from the coding sequence TCTAGTCACCGGCGGTGCCGGCTATATTGGTTCTCATACAGTTCTGGCATTGTTAGAGCGGGGAGAAGATGTTGTCGTTCTAGACAATCTTTCGAACTCTTCTGAAGAGTCGCTGCACCGTGTGGAGCAACTGACCGGTAAAGCTGCGCTCTTTTATCAAGGAGATGTTCAGGATGCGGAATGCTTGAACCGCATTTTCGAAGGCCACCAAATCTCATCGGTGATCCATTTCGCTGGGCTGAAAGCGGTAGGGGAGTCCACCCGCAAGCCGTTAGAGTATTATCAGAACAACGTCGCTGGCACCTTGGTGTTGCTCGATGAAATGCGCCGTGCTGGCGTGCATCAGTTTATCTTTAGCTCTTCGGCTACTGTTTACGGCGCTAACTCTCCGGTGCCCTATGTAGAGACCACGCCCATCGGTGGCACGACCAGCCCTTATGGCACCTCGAAGCTGATGGTTGAGCAGATCCTGCAGGATTTTGCCAAAGCAGAACCACAGTTCTCAATTATTGCATTACGCTACTTTAACCCTGTAGGGGCTCACGAGTCTGGCCTGATTGGCGAAGATCCGAACGGTATTCCCAATAATCTGCTGCCGTACATCTCGCAGGTTGCTATCGGTAAGCTTGAAAAACTGGGGGTCTTTGGTGGGGATTATCCAACCAAAGATGGCACTGGTGTGCGAGATTACATTCATGTGATGGATCTGGCGGAAGGCCACCTGATGGCGATGGACCATCTGAAGAAGGTTGATGGTTTCAAAGCCTACAACCTTGGGGCTGGAATTGGGTACTCAGTGCTAGAAATGGTTCATGCCTTTGAGAAAGCTTCTGGAGTCACTATTCCCTACCAGATTCTGCCGCGTCGTGATGGCGATTTGCCTGCTTTCTGGGCCGATGCTAACCTGGCTCGCCAGGAACTCGGCTGGGAGGTACGTCGCGGCATAGATGACATGATGCGCGATACTTGGAATTGGCAAAAGAACAACCCACAAGGTTACCGCAGCAAAGGCTGA